AGATCTGACGTTGGCGCTTGGCCAGGTGGTTCGGCGCCTTCGGTACCCACAGCAGCCGCATGCCCGCTTCCTCCGGCGTGCGGTCGGCCTTGGCCGAATTGCACGGAGCGCAGCAGGCGATCAGGTTGCTCCAGGTGTTCGGGCCACCCCGGCTGCGCGGCCGGATGTGGTCCACGGTGCGGGCCCAGGCGGCGCAGTAGCCGCACCGGTGGTTGTCGCGGCGCAGCACGCCGGGCAGGGTGGCGCGGCTTTCGTCGTGCACCCGCGCGGCGTGTTCGATGAAGACGTATCGGTTCAGCCGAATCGTTTCCGGGAGTGGTATTTCCAACTCCTTGGAGCGGATCGGGAAGTGCGGTTCGCGGTCGGCGATCGATTCGGCGGCCCCGCTCATCAGCAGCACCAC
This DNA window, taken from Nocardia sp. XZ_19_385, encodes the following:
- a CDS encoding HNH endonuclease, which produces MPFRRATDSVVLTADNWIHTPVLVLNASFEALDEISADRAVVLLMSGAAESIADREPHFPIRSKELEIPLPETIRLNRYVFIEHAARVHDESRATLPGVLRRDNHRCGYCAAWARTVDHIRPRSRGGPNTWSNLIACCAPCNSAKADRTPEEAGMRLLWVPKAPNHLAKRQRQIWKTLATA